One Coffea eugenioides isolate CCC68of chromosome 2, Ceug_1.0, whole genome shotgun sequence genomic window, TGAAGCTCGAATTACTAATCGAGCGAGCTCGAGCTGGCTCGATTAAgggttcgagtcgagctcgattaTCACATGCCCGAGCTCGACTCAGCTCGTTAACAGCTATAACAATTAAGAAATAAGAAAGATTAGAGACATGAAAGTACATGAGGTAATTATTAAGTGCCTCTAATTAAGGGGGGTTAATTTTCATTTAAGCCTAAAAATTAGATTTGTAAAAAGATTAGTGCTTCAAGATGCCGAAAAGGTATTAGAGTACAGCTGCCGTCATTTGAGAAGGGGTTAAAGACTTAAAGCGCATTGATCAAACTACGGGGATTATTTGGTAAATTGATCAGACCCTGGAGGAGATAAATGTAATTAAACCCATTAAACAAAAACTGACCCACTAAAAATAATCATCATCCACTGATACCAAATTAACAGAGAAacagaagagagagagagaagaaatggCTGTGAGACGGAGAGTGGTGGCGACGCTGCCGACCCTAATGCGAGCCCTAAGAAAGGACGAGAGTTGTTTGAAACCTAATAATAATATGGGAATTGGAATCGGAATGATAGCTGCCGCCCAGCAACACCAGCGATTGCCTTCGCTCAGACGAGCTTTTTCTCTCTACGATCAAATCAACCTTATCGACAATGTCCCCGAAGATCAATTACGCTTCCAACAGTAATTATTACTATTTTCATATCATTACTTGTGTACTTTTCTACTTCATTgtttaatttgaatttgattttctgaaatttctctCATTCTCACAGAGTTAGCTGTGTCAGGTTTTATTTTCTGTttgatttagtattttttttttaatgtttcgTTACAACCTCAAGTTACATAATCAATCATGTGTAATACGCAGCATACCGTTTTTGGACGTATGAAATGTTTTTGAGTTCAGTTGTTTTGATTAAATTAAGGctcttcttttctcctttttattaAGTTGTgcttttcaaaagggaatggtttctttttagaaaaaaatattttttgggagCAGTTAGTAAGAATTAAGCTGGAaaatttgaactggtgagtgaaTGAGGTTTTTCCGTCGCTGCTTTTACCGGGAATAATATGTTCGAGTTCACAACGCAGAGAATAGTATTTTCTGTTTTCTTGTGATTGGATACTTGTCACCAAAAATATGAAGGTTTATTGAATTCTGGATTTCtaatttcatttgatgatttCGATAGTTAAACGGTCTAAACTAATATGCTAAATATGATTTCTTActctggtttttcttttttttttttggtttttaggTTTGCTGATACAGGGTTTATTGTTAATGGGGTTAACTATGAAGGTAGCTTGCTTTGTATTGGTAACCTGCTAATGTCTTGGAGTCCCAAACAATTCTCAGAGGTCAATGCTGAAAGGTACTTTCAGAATCTTGCATATTTGTcatgacatttttttttggtgggggtTTGGAAAAGgaggaaggggggggggggggcgctGTTGAAATTTGATTTCCACCCAAAATGAAATCGTGTTCGATTAGGACAATAAGATGCTGACTGCAGAATATTTTGTGTTTTTTGGTCTCAGTTAAAGCTACCAAGTCTAGATATTGAAGTTGCGTGTCTTCATTTGCTGGCAGttccttttctcaaaatttctcaATTTGAGAATCGAGATGACAGCAGATGTTAGATTTATAGGTGCAGGGCAGCTGTGAGTTTctttgggtttttttttggttttttgttgggggggggggggaagagaATTTTGGTAGGAATAATGATTTCATTGAAAGTGAGGCAGATCTACCTGCTAAGCTTGGCGGTGGCAGATCGTATGTTCAggttttttgttgaattttgaagACATAGGAAAACT contains:
- the LOC113761187 gene encoding NADH dehydrogenase [ubiquinone] 1 alpha subcomplex assembly factor 3-like, with the translated sequence MAVRRRVVATLPTLMRALRKDESCLKPNNNMGIGIGMIAAAQQHQRLPSLRRAFSLYDQINLIDNVPEDQLRFQQFADTGFIVNGVNYEGSLLCIGNLLMSWSPKQFSEVNAESLSVFKTMRPIPEILILGCGRHIQPVSPGLRQFIRSTGMKLEAIDSRNAASTYNILNEEGRIVAAALLPYGVED